The DNA segment AATTCCTCCTTGTCAAAACTGTCGATTCTTCGATGATGATAGCTGTGGCAAGCGATCTCATGACCATGCGAGGCAATGTCATAAATCAGCCGGGGATGCCGCTCGGCAATCCACCCCAGGACAAAGAAAGTCGCCCGAACTCCTGCATTATCGAACATCTCCAGCAAAAGATTGGTATTCTTGACCACCCGCGAAGGAAGCTCCTGCCATTGGCGGTAATCGAGATTCTGTTTAAGATTCTCAACAACAAACCAGTCTTCCAGATCAACTGTCAGAATATTCTTAACCATCGGCCGGAAAATTCTCCGCTATCACCGCCTTTGAGCCGTCTATTTTTTGGCCGGCCGGTAATGATAGCCATAGTAGCTGTAATTATAATGATACGGAAGGGTTTCGTTTATGTTGTTGACAATAACGCCGATGATTTTATTTTTCTGGGAGGCCAGAAGATCGCGGGCCCTGAGGACAATATCGCGCTGAGTGGAACCGGCCTTGACCACCAGGATGGCTCCGTCCATTTCATCCAGGAGCAGCATCGGATCGATAACCGGTAACACCGGGGGACAATCGACCAGGATCAACTCATAATAGAATTTCATTTCCTCGATAATCTTGTGAACCGCGGCCCCGGTCAGGAAATCCGAAGGATTACTTATAATCCGCCCGGCCGTCACCAGGTCAAGTGTCTCGATGGAGGTCTTCTTTATAACATTTCGGGCCGGAACACCGTCAACGACTATATCGGCAATACCCTTATTCAGCGGCACGGAAAAAAGCTTGTGTACCATCGGGCGGCGCAGATCGAAATCGATAAGAAGTGTTTTCCTTTTTTTATCTCGCGCCGAGGTCATCGCCAGAAAGGACGAAACGATGGACTTCCCCTCCGACAGCATGGCCGAGGTCACCAGAATGGCCCGCCTCTCGCCCTTTATCCGGGTACCGTTGAGACTGTGTAAAACCCGGCGAAACTCGGTACTTTCCGGGGATTCAAGATCAAAAAACTCTATTATGGACAGGTTCTTCTTGGCCAAAGATTACTCCAAAATTGTATTTTTATCCGATATACCGGTAATGGCATCATTAAGTTTCAAGGAATGATCGCGGGCCATTTCATAGGCCCGGTTGGCTTTTTTCAAATCCGGATTAATCGCCAAAGCTTTTTGAAAATTATTGATACCTTTTTGCCACTGGAACCGCGCCTGATGCAGATGACAGACCGCCAGCTCGTAATAAAGATCGACATAATCCGGATTCTTGTTTATCTCCCGCTCCAGATAAGCAATCCGGTCGGCGATATGATTTTCCGAAAGCCAATCGGTATAAATCAGAAAACGATGGAAATAGACGGCCTGTTCCAGGCGCTGTTTTTCTTTCTTGGATTCCCGAACCGTCATTAAAAGATTATACGCCCCTTTTAAATCCCCGGCCTTCAAAGCCGCCGTGGCCCGGTCGAAATCGGATGATTCATAGGCTGGATAAATCAAAACGGCTTTCTTGAGCATATCCATGCATTTGGTCTTCAGGTCCGAAACCAGATGATAATCTTCCTTTTTGACCGCGTTTTGAATATAGGTCATGGCCAAGTTGAAATAGGCATCGGCATAGTACACATTCTTACGAATGGCTTCCTCGAATTCGATAACCGCCCGCTTGCAGGAACTCGATTCGAGCAGCGCCTCGCCCAGGGCATTCCGGTAATCGGCATAATTCTGCCGGAGCTCGACCGCCCGACTGCCGGCCTTAACTGCTTCCTCGGCGTGTCCCAGTGCCAGCTCCGTCCGCGAAAGGAAGAAAAAACATTCATGATAATCATGCTTGAGCTCCAGGGCGGTCTGGAATAAATGCCTCGCCTCGCTATACATCCGTTTATAATACAGGGCGGTTCCAAGATGATACATCATCTCCGGACGACCATTCCGGAGGACCTCTTTATAACTTTTCAGGAGATACTCAAGCTCCGATTTTTTCTCGCCGTGTTCGCATTTGACAAGATTGAGTATTTCTTCTTCTCCGATCTCGTCGGCATGAGGAAATACCATGGCATCGAGTATCTCACCGTTGACAAACAGGGTTGTCTTGATAACCCCATCCGAGGTATCATTCATCGTCTGGATCAAATACTCTTTCTTGTCATCGACAATCCGGCTGTTAAGACGGTACGATTCCATTATCCGACTCTCGTTCTTATTAAATGGTTTTAAACCGGCCCACCCGGTCAATCTGTTTTCCTTGACCTAACCAATATATTACTAATCGTTGTTTGAACTAATGCGATCATAAATCAGGAGCGCCGCCGAAATCCCGCCCAATAAAGTCACAATACTGCCAATAGAATTCATCCCCAGAAAACCGCCCGATCGGCGCGGGACTATTATGTTGTCCTCCGGCCGGATCATCAGCCGGCCCGATATCCCGGTTTCATGATATTCTTTGAGATTGACCATCGTTACCTGAGTATACTGCCCGTCCTTGGAAACCACCCTGACCTCACTCAAATCCGCGTCACCGGTCGCTCCACCCACCTGGGCAATAGCATCCAGGATATCAGTATTGTTTTCCAGAGTCATCGGACCGGGATTCTCCACCGCTCCCGTCACATAAAAAATATTCCTTGACTCGGGCCGGTCGCTCAAGGTTCGGGCCGGAAGACCCGCCGGGGTCCGGGGGACTTCGATCGTATCTCCCGCGCGGATTATCGGCAATTCATTAATCCGTCCGGCCGCCACCATGGCGGAAACGTTGACGATTTCAACCTGGCCGGCCTGATCGCCGCCCCGGACAATCATGACCCGGGTCAAATCTCCATATTCCGATATCCCCCCGGCTTCGTTAATCAAATCCCATAGACCGGGGATTTTTTCATAAGTGTATTTACCGGGATTTAACACCTGCCCGGAAATATATACTTTCTGACTGCCATAGGCGCTTATCCGAACCACCGCCTGTGAAATGGCCTTATTATAGCGGGACATCCTTCTCACGATTTCCCGCTCCAATTCTGAAGTCGTCAGACCGGAAGCCTCCACTTCACCGATAATATCCAGCGATATTTTCCCTTCCTGATTGACCTTGGGAGTGGCATCCAACTGGGGATCCTGCCAGAATTGAATCTCCAGAACATCTTCCGGACCAATGACATACGACTGGCCATACAGGCCCGCCGTCAATATCAACAAGATTGCCAGAGGGCGCAATAAACAGAATATAATCTTCATATTTATCAATCTCCTTCCGAGACGGAGGTCGTGACCTTCCATGGTTATTCTCATTTATAAAATCGACATGTATTTCAATACATTTAGATGATAAATCCTGCCGCCGCAATTTCCTTTTCAGGAATCCGACTGACCGGCATTTTCCTTCCGATCGAATTCCGGCCGATACATCCGGGCCCGATTGCCGCCCTCTTCCTTGGCTTGGAGGAGCGCCATATCGGCGGCATGAATCAGCGCATCGGCAGTATCGGCATCCTCCGGGAAAACCGCCCCCCCGATCGAAACCGTAAAACTCATGCTTGTATTGACTCGGTCGATAATGGCACTGCTCGATGAAACTCGCCGCCGAAAACGCTCCATGAATAGTTCCGTATCCTTATGACCGGTTTCCGGCATTATCAGGCAAAACTCATCCCCTCCGTATCGTGAGGCTACGTCATTGGAGCGAACCGTTTCCCGCAGGGCTGTCCCGAATGATATAATTAAAGAATCTCCGGCCAAATGGCC comes from the Candidatus Zixiibacteriota bacterium genome and includes:
- a CDS encoding SLBB domain-containing protein encodes the protein MKIIFCLLRPLAILLILTAGLYGQSYVIGPEDVLEIQFWQDPQLDATPKVNQEGKISLDIIGEVEASGLTTSELEREIVRRMSRYNKAISQAVVRISAYGSQKVYISGQVLNPGKYTYEKIPGLWDLINEAGGISEYGDLTRVMIVRGGDQAGQVEIVNVSAMVAAGRINELPIIRAGDTIEVPRTPAGLPARTLSDRPESRNIFYVTGAVENPGPMTLENNTDILDAIAQVGGATGDADLSEVRVVSKDGQYTQVTMVNLKEYHETGISGRLMIRPEDNIIVPRRSGGFLGMNSIGSIVTLLGGISAALLIYDRISSNND
- a CDS encoding CpsD/CapB family tyrosine-protein kinase, encoding MAKKNLSIIEFFDLESPESTEFRRVLHSLNGTRIKGERRAILVTSAMLSEGKSIVSSFLAMTSARDKKRKTLLIDFDLRRPMVHKLFSVPLNKGIADIVVDGVPARNVIKKTSIETLDLVTAGRIISNPSDFLTGAAVHKIIEEMKFYYELILVDCPPVLPVIDPMLLLDEMDGAILVVKAGSTQRDIVLRARDLLASQKNKIIGVIVNNINETLPYHYNYSYYGYHYRPAKK
- a CDS encoding tetratricopeptide repeat protein; translation: MESYRLNSRIVDDKKEYLIQTMNDTSDGVIKTTLFVNGEILDAMVFPHADEIGEEEILNLVKCEHGEKKSELEYLLKSYKEVLRNGRPEMMYHLGTALYYKRMYSEARHLFQTALELKHDYHECFFFLSRTELALGHAEEAVKAGSRAVELRQNYADYRNALGEALLESSSCKRAVIEFEEAIRKNVYYADAYFNLAMTYIQNAVKKEDYHLVSDLKTKCMDMLKKAVLIYPAYESSDFDRATAALKAGDLKGAYNLLMTVRESKKEKQRLEQAVYFHRFLIYTDWLSENHIADRIAYLEREINKNPDYVDLYYELAVCHLHQARFQWQKGINNFQKALAINPDLKKANRAYEMARDHSLKLNDAITGISDKNTILE